From the genome of Amycolatopsis sp. NBC_01488, one region includes:
- a CDS encoding SCO3242 family prenyltransferase, whose product MKALVELVRAPAALTVPGDAVAGAAASGWPFGRRTLALTGASVCIYWAGMALNDYADRHLDAMERPERPIPSGRVRPETALGVATGLTAGGLGIAAAAGGKRALRVALPLAATVWAYDFVLKETVFGPAAMAAARALDVLLGGGGARAALPAALTVGAHTYAVTTLSRSEVDGAKPALPAATLAATAGVRVAAGRVGPLASALLGTYVATTGRAQYDAVRDPAAPKIRRAVGAGIHGMIPLQAGLIARTGAWRSALAVAAAFPIARALSRKVSPT is encoded by the coding sequence GACCGTGCCCGGGGACGCCGTCGCCGGGGCCGCCGCGTCGGGGTGGCCCTTCGGCCGCCGCACGCTGGCGCTGACCGGCGCGTCCGTCTGCATCTACTGGGCGGGCATGGCGCTCAACGACTACGCCGACCGCCACCTCGACGCGATGGAACGGCCCGAGCGGCCGATCCCGTCCGGCCGGGTCAGGCCGGAGACCGCGCTCGGCGTCGCGACCGGGCTGACCGCGGGCGGGCTGGGCATCGCCGCGGCGGCGGGTGGCAAGCGGGCCCTGCGCGTCGCGCTCCCGCTGGCCGCGACGGTCTGGGCGTACGACTTCGTGCTCAAGGAGACCGTGTTCGGCCCGGCCGCGATGGCCGCGGCCCGGGCACTCGACGTGCTGCTCGGCGGGGGCGGGGCCCGGGCGGCCCTGCCGGCCGCGCTGACCGTCGGGGCCCACACCTACGCGGTGACGACGTTGTCAAGGTCCGAAGTGGACGGTGCCAAGCCCGCTCTCCCGGCGGCCACCCTCGCCGCGACGGCCGGGGTGCGCGTCGCCGCCGGCCGCGTCGGGCCGCTGGCCTCGGCGCTGCTCGGGACGTACGTGGCGACGACCGGGCGGGCGCAGTACGACGCCGTCCGCGACCCGGCCGCGCCGAAGATCCGGCGCGCGGTCGGCGCGGGCATCCACGGCATGATCCCGCTGCAGGCCGGGCTGATCGCCCGGACCGGCGCGTGGCGCTCGGCGCTGGCCGTCGCCGCCGCGTTCCCGATCGCGCGGGCGCTGAGCCGGAAGGTGTCGCCGACATGA